One Festucalex cinctus isolate MCC-2025b chromosome 3, RoL_Fcin_1.0, whole genome shotgun sequence DNA window includes the following coding sequences:
- the aass gene encoding alpha-aminoadipic semialdehyde synthase, mitochondrial isoform X1 has translation MFRLLSQQGHRRRPSCHLAQRRDSHHRAVMAIRREDVNPWERRAPLAPRHVRELTHDGVKVLVQPSNRRAIHEKFYAKAGAVIQEDISEASLILGVKRPPEEKVIPKKTYAFFSHTIKAQEANMGLLDDLLKKEVRLIDYEKMVDANGYRIVAFGQWAGVAGMINILHGLGLRFLALGHHTPFMHIGMAHNYRNVSQAIQAVRDCGYEISMGLMPKSIGPVTFCFTGTGNVSKGAQEIINELPVEYVEPHELKDVCETGDMTKVYATVLSRHHHLIRKSDGIYDPMEYENHPELYTSHFRTSVAPYTNCLINGIYWDPHTPRLLRRLDAQQLLRPTKSDGATSEGMPELPHKLLAICDISADMGGSIQFMNECTTIDKPFCMYDADQHIDHDSVEGHGILMCSIDNLPAQLPIEATEYFGDRLFPYIWEMLPSDASRPLDQEEFSSQVRDAVITSNGALTPKFEYIEKLREQREKSQILQRGGMKRVLLLGSGYVSGPVVEYLTRCDKTQITVASVCMKQAQDLAAKYPNTIPIMLDVSSQEARLISLIQDHDLVVSLLPNALHPLVAKHCIDKKVHMVNASYLSPAMSDLHARAEEAGVTLVSEMGLDPGIDHMLAMECIDQAKADGCTVESYVSYCGGLPAPECSDNPLRYKFSWSPSGVLLASVKPATFRLHNQVVNIPGGGGLMDAVAPMDFFPGFNFEGYPNRDSTKYAKLYDIPDVHTLLRGTLRYKGFSRAMRGFVKLGLINRDACPMLDNASSPVTWKTLLTHVAALPASADAFEAAVYERVDRDDCSMDALRWFGMLSDDVVPHADSVLTALSKHLEAKLSYGIGERDMIVLRSDFGLRHPTGELESKRLSLVVYGEDGRFSAMAKTVGYPAAIAARMILDGEIVSKGVLLPMSKEIYAPALKRLKDEGLNISSSSKLMEST, from the exons ATGTTTCGCCTCCTGAGTCAGCAGGGCCACCGGAGGCGTCCGAGCTGCCATCTGGCTCAGCGGCGTGACTCGCACCACCGGGCCGTCATGGCCATCCGGCGGGAGGACGTCAACCCGTGGGAGAGGCGAGCGCCCCTCGCGCCCCGCCACGTCCGCGAGCTCACGCACGACGGCGTCAAAGTGCTCGTGCAGCCGTCCAACCGGAGGGCCATCCACGAGAAG TTCTACGCCAAAGCGGGCGCGGTCATCCAGGAGGACATCTCGGAGGCGTCGCTCATCCTGGGCGTCAAGCGGCCGCCCGAGGAGAAGGTGATCCCCAAGAAGACCTACGCCTTCTTCTCGCATACCATCAAGGCGCAGGAGGCCAACATGGGGCTGCTGGACGACCTGCTCAAGAAG GAGGTTCGTCTAATCGACTACGAGAAGATGGTGGATGCTAACGGCTATCGCATCGTGGCGTTCGGACAGTGGGCCGGCGTTGCCG gcatgatcaacattttaCACGGTTTGGGTCTTCGCTTCCTGGCGCTGGGCCACCACACCCCCTTCATG CACATCGGCATGGCGCACAACTACCGCAATGTGTCGCAGGCCATCCAGGCCGTGCGGGATTGCGGCTACGAGATCTCCATGGGCCTCATGCCCAAGTCCATTGGTCCCGTCACGTTCTGCTTCACCGGAACTGGAAATGTCTCCAAG GGAGCACAAGAAATCATCAACGAGCTTCCCGTGGAGTACGTTGAGCCTCATGAGCTGAAGGATGTGTGTGAAACTGGAG atATGACTAAAGTTTACGCCACCGTGCTGAGTCGTCACCATCACCTGATCAGGAAGAGCGACGGCATCTACGACCCCATGGAGTACGAGAACCACCCGGAACTCTACACCTCGCACTTCAGAACCAGC GTGGCGCCGTACACCAACTGCCTGATCAACGGCATCTACTGGGACCCCCACACCCCGAGACTCCTCCGCCGCCTGGACGCCCAGCAGCTGCTCAGGCCCACCAAGAGCGACGGCGCCACCAGCGAGGGCATGCCGGAACTGCCGCACAA GTTGCTGGCCATTTGCGACATCTCTGCCGACATGGGCGGCTCCATCCAGTTCATGAACGAGTGCACCACCATCGACAAACCCTTCTGCATGTACGACGCCGACCAGCACATCGACCACGACAG CGTGGAAGGTCACGGCATCCTGATGTGCTCCATCGACAACCTTCCGGCTCAGCTGCCCATCGAGGCCACCGAGTACTTTGGCGACCGCCTCTTTCCGTACATCTGGGAGATG CTGCCTTCAGATGCCAGCCGACCTCTGGACCAGGAGGAATTCAGTTCGCAAGTCCGAGAC GCGGTGATCACCTCCAATGGAGCCCTGACGCCAAAGTTCGAGTATATCGAGAAGCTTCGAGAGCAACG GGAGAAATCCCAGATCCTGCAGAGAGGCGGCATGAAGCGAGTTCTGTTGCTCGGGAGCGGATACGTCTCCGGACCCGTCGTGGAATACCTGACCCGCTGCGACAAGACGCAGATCACCGTCG CGTCGGTGTGCATGAAGCAGGCGCAGGATCTGGCGGCCAAATACCCCAACACCATCCCCATCATGCTGGACGTCAGCAGCCAGGAGGCGCGTCTCATCTCGCTCATACAAGACCACGACCTCGTCGTCAG CCTTCTGCCGAATGCCCTCCACCCCCTGGTGGCAAAACACTGTATTGACAAGAAAGTCCACATGGTCAACGCCAGCTACCTTAGCCCGGCCATGAGCGACCTGCACGCCAG GGCGGAGGAGGCGGGCGTGACCCTGGTCAGCGAGATGGGACTGGATCCCGGCATCGATCACATGCTGGCCATGGAGTGTATCGATCAGGCCAAAGCCGACGGATGCACC GTGGAATCGTACGTGTCGTACTGCGGCGGACTTCCGGCTCCCGAGTGCTCGGACAATCCGCTGCGCTACAAGTTCAGCTGGAGTCCTTCCGGCGTTCTCCTGGCCTCCGTCAAGCCCGCCACCTTCCGCCTTCACAACCAG GTGGTAAATATCCCCGGGGGCGGCGGCCTGATGGATGCCGTGGCGCCCATGGACTTCTTCCCCGGCTTCAACTTTGAAGGTTATCCCAACCGCGACAGCACCAAGTACGCAAAACTCTACGACATCCCCGACGTGCACACGCTGCTGCGAGGAACGCTGCGGTACAAG GGTTTCTCCAGGGCCATGCGCGGATTCGTCAAGCTGGGCCTGATCAACAGAGACGCTTGTCCCATGCTGGACAACGCGTCCTCTCCCGTCACATGG AAAACTCTCCTGACTCACGTGGCGGCTCTGCCCGCCTCCGCCGACGCGTTCGAGGCGGCCGTGTACGAGCGCGTCGACCGCGACGACTGCAGCATGGACGCGCTCCGATG GTTCGGCATGCTGAGCGACGACGTGGTTCCGCACGCCGACAGCGTCCTCACGGCGCTCAGCAAACATCTGGAAGCCAAACTCTCCTACG GCATCGGCGAGCGCGACATGATCGTGCTGCGCAGCGACTTCGGCCTGCGCCATCCGACGGGCGAGCTGGAGAGCAAACGTCTCAGTCTGGTGGTGTACGGCGAGGACGGACGATTCTCCGCCATGGCCAAGACCGTCGGATACCCGGCCGCCATCGCCGCGCGCATGATCCTCGACG gTGAGATCGTTTCCAAGGGCGTGTTGCTGCCCATGAGCAAGGAGATTTACGCGCCCGCCTTGAAGCGCCTCAAGGACGAAGGCCTCaacatcagcagcagcagcaagctgATGGAATCCACCTGA
- the fezf1 gene encoding fez family zinc finger protein 1, which translates to MDAPPANGGQQATVAAASSSSSSSSSSSSSSSSASHAKSLAFSIERIMARTPEPSRAVVPLPGSWFRPPADAGPPSLHCMIPLLPLGYAEQHRLALHPEVAGTAAATTTTDAPAQAPAPSDLLGFGLNYAGRQDEPGRTHAHPDGGRYKLFRPRVVTQSPFPSRGTVCYLNCGGAGSGCGSDGSAAGLVNLHPMASYLLAGGGRHKAGPLPYHQAAQNHLQNLIKERDFIGEKVLKNSATSCSAAAAAAAARLAGGKAKVFTCEVCGKVFNAHYNLTRHMPVHTGARPFVCKVCGKGFRQASTLCRHKIIHTQEKPHKCSQCGKAFNRSSTLNTHTRIHAGYKPFVCEFCGKGFHQKGNYKNHKLTHSGEKQFKCSICSKAFHQVYNLTFHMHTHNDKKPFTCPTCGKGFCRNFDLKKHVRKLHDHAAAIIGAQRTAAAAAAAVVVSPPVAIQQP; encoded by the exons ATGGACGCGCCCCCGGCCAACGGGGGCCAGCAGGCCACCGTAGCGgcggcctcctcctcctcttcctcctcttcctcctcttcctcctcctcttcgtcaGCGTCGCACGCCAAGTCGCTGGCCTTCTCCATCGAGCGGATCATGGCCCGCACGCCCGAGCCCAGCAGGGCCGTCGTGCCGCTGCCGGGCTCGTGGTTCCGCCCGCCGGCCGACGCGGGCCCGCCGTCGCTGCACTGCATGATTCCGCTGCTGCCGCTCGGGTACGCGGAGCAGCACCGGCTCGCCCTCCACCCGGAAGTGGCGGGAACCGCAgcagcgacgacgacgacggacGCGCCCGCGCAAGCGCCTGCGCCGTCGGACCTGCTCGGGTTCGGACTCAACTACGCCGGCCGGCAGGACGAACCGGGCCGGACGCATGCGCATCCGGACGGCGGCCGCTACAAACTGTTCCGGCCCCGCGTGGTGACCCAGTCGCCGTTCCCGTCGCGAGGTACCGTCTGCTACCTCAACTGCGGCGGCGCCGGTTCCGGTTGCGGTTCCGACGGTTCGGCGGCGGGGCTCGTCAACCTGCACCCGATGGCGTCGTACCTGCTGGCCGGCGGCGGCAGGCACAAGGCGGGCCCGCTGCCCTACCACCAGGCCGCGCAGAACCACTTGCAGAACCTGATCAAGGAGCGGGACTTTATTGGCGAGAAGGTTCTGAAGAACTCGGCGACGTCCtgctcggcggcggcggcggcggcggcggcgagacTCGCGGGAGGGAAAGCCAAAGTGTTCACCTGCGAAGTCTGCGGGAAA GTGTTCAACGCGCACTACAACCTGACGCGCCACATGCCCGTGCACACGGGCGCGCGCCCGTTCGTCTGCAAAGTCTGCGGGAAAGGCTTCAGGCAGGCCAGCACGCTCTGCAGACACAAGATCATCCACACTCAG gaaaagcctcaCAAGTGCAGCCAGTGCGGCAAAGCGTTCAACCGCAGCTCGACGCtcaacacgcacacgcgcatccACGCCGGATACAAACCGTTCGTCTGCGAGTTCTGCGGGAAAGGATTCCACCAGAAAG GCAACTACAAGAACCACAAGCTGACGCACAGCGGCGAGAAGCAGTTCAAGTGCTCCATCTGCAGCAAAGCCTTCCACCAGGTGTACAACCTCACCttccacatgcacacgcacaacgACAAGAAGCCCTTCACCTGCCCCACCTGCGGAAAGGGATTCTGCCGCAACTTTGACCTCAAGAAGCACGTCCGGAAGCTGCACGACCACGCCGCCGCCATCATCGGCGCCCAGcggaccgccgccgccgccgccgccgccgtcgtcgtctCGCCGCCCGTCGCCATCCAGCAGCCGTGA
- the aass gene encoding alpha-aminoadipic semialdehyde synthase, mitochondrial isoform X2 yields MGLLDDLLKKEVRLIDYEKMVDANGYRIVAFGQWAGVAGMINILHGLGLRFLALGHHTPFMHIGMAHNYRNVSQAIQAVRDCGYEISMGLMPKSIGPVTFCFTGTGNVSKGAQEIINELPVEYVEPHELKDVCETGDMTKVYATVLSRHHHLIRKSDGIYDPMEYENHPELYTSHFRTSVAPYTNCLINGIYWDPHTPRLLRRLDAQQLLRPTKSDGATSEGMPELPHKLLAICDISADMGGSIQFMNECTTIDKPFCMYDADQHIDHDSVEGHGILMCSIDNLPAQLPIEATEYFGDRLFPYIWEMLPSDASRPLDQEEFSSQVRDAVITSNGALTPKFEYIEKLREQREKSQILQRGGMKRVLLLGSGYVSGPVVEYLTRCDKTQITVASVCMKQAQDLAAKYPNTIPIMLDVSSQEARLISLIQDHDLVVSLLPNALHPLVAKHCIDKKVHMVNASYLSPAMSDLHARAEEAGVTLVSEMGLDPGIDHMLAMECIDQAKADGCTVESYVSYCGGLPAPECSDNPLRYKFSWSPSGVLLASVKPATFRLHNQVVNIPGGGGLMDAVAPMDFFPGFNFEGYPNRDSTKYAKLYDIPDVHTLLRGTLRYKGFSRAMRGFVKLGLINRDACPMLDNASSPVTWKTLLTHVAALPASADAFEAAVYERVDRDDCSMDALRWFGMLSDDVVPHADSVLTALSKHLEAKLSYGIGERDMIVLRSDFGLRHPTGELESKRLSLVVYGEDGRFSAMAKTVGYPAAIAARMILDGEIVSKGVLLPMSKEIYAPALKRLKDEGLNISSSSKLMEST; encoded by the exons ATGGGGCTGCTGGACGACCTGCTCAAGAAG GAGGTTCGTCTAATCGACTACGAGAAGATGGTGGATGCTAACGGCTATCGCATCGTGGCGTTCGGACAGTGGGCCGGCGTTGCCG gcatgatcaacattttaCACGGTTTGGGTCTTCGCTTCCTGGCGCTGGGCCACCACACCCCCTTCATG CACATCGGCATGGCGCACAACTACCGCAATGTGTCGCAGGCCATCCAGGCCGTGCGGGATTGCGGCTACGAGATCTCCATGGGCCTCATGCCCAAGTCCATTGGTCCCGTCACGTTCTGCTTCACCGGAACTGGAAATGTCTCCAAG GGAGCACAAGAAATCATCAACGAGCTTCCCGTGGAGTACGTTGAGCCTCATGAGCTGAAGGATGTGTGTGAAACTGGAG atATGACTAAAGTTTACGCCACCGTGCTGAGTCGTCACCATCACCTGATCAGGAAGAGCGACGGCATCTACGACCCCATGGAGTACGAGAACCACCCGGAACTCTACACCTCGCACTTCAGAACCAGC GTGGCGCCGTACACCAACTGCCTGATCAACGGCATCTACTGGGACCCCCACACCCCGAGACTCCTCCGCCGCCTGGACGCCCAGCAGCTGCTCAGGCCCACCAAGAGCGACGGCGCCACCAGCGAGGGCATGCCGGAACTGCCGCACAA GTTGCTGGCCATTTGCGACATCTCTGCCGACATGGGCGGCTCCATCCAGTTCATGAACGAGTGCACCACCATCGACAAACCCTTCTGCATGTACGACGCCGACCAGCACATCGACCACGACAG CGTGGAAGGTCACGGCATCCTGATGTGCTCCATCGACAACCTTCCGGCTCAGCTGCCCATCGAGGCCACCGAGTACTTTGGCGACCGCCTCTTTCCGTACATCTGGGAGATG CTGCCTTCAGATGCCAGCCGACCTCTGGACCAGGAGGAATTCAGTTCGCAAGTCCGAGAC GCGGTGATCACCTCCAATGGAGCCCTGACGCCAAAGTTCGAGTATATCGAGAAGCTTCGAGAGCAACG GGAGAAATCCCAGATCCTGCAGAGAGGCGGCATGAAGCGAGTTCTGTTGCTCGGGAGCGGATACGTCTCCGGACCCGTCGTGGAATACCTGACCCGCTGCGACAAGACGCAGATCACCGTCG CGTCGGTGTGCATGAAGCAGGCGCAGGATCTGGCGGCCAAATACCCCAACACCATCCCCATCATGCTGGACGTCAGCAGCCAGGAGGCGCGTCTCATCTCGCTCATACAAGACCACGACCTCGTCGTCAG CCTTCTGCCGAATGCCCTCCACCCCCTGGTGGCAAAACACTGTATTGACAAGAAAGTCCACATGGTCAACGCCAGCTACCTTAGCCCGGCCATGAGCGACCTGCACGCCAG GGCGGAGGAGGCGGGCGTGACCCTGGTCAGCGAGATGGGACTGGATCCCGGCATCGATCACATGCTGGCCATGGAGTGTATCGATCAGGCCAAAGCCGACGGATGCACC GTGGAATCGTACGTGTCGTACTGCGGCGGACTTCCGGCTCCCGAGTGCTCGGACAATCCGCTGCGCTACAAGTTCAGCTGGAGTCCTTCCGGCGTTCTCCTGGCCTCCGTCAAGCCCGCCACCTTCCGCCTTCACAACCAG GTGGTAAATATCCCCGGGGGCGGCGGCCTGATGGATGCCGTGGCGCCCATGGACTTCTTCCCCGGCTTCAACTTTGAAGGTTATCCCAACCGCGACAGCACCAAGTACGCAAAACTCTACGACATCCCCGACGTGCACACGCTGCTGCGAGGAACGCTGCGGTACAAG GGTTTCTCCAGGGCCATGCGCGGATTCGTCAAGCTGGGCCTGATCAACAGAGACGCTTGTCCCATGCTGGACAACGCGTCCTCTCCCGTCACATGG AAAACTCTCCTGACTCACGTGGCGGCTCTGCCCGCCTCCGCCGACGCGTTCGAGGCGGCCGTGTACGAGCGCGTCGACCGCGACGACTGCAGCATGGACGCGCTCCGATG GTTCGGCATGCTGAGCGACGACGTGGTTCCGCACGCCGACAGCGTCCTCACGGCGCTCAGCAAACATCTGGAAGCCAAACTCTCCTACG GCATCGGCGAGCGCGACATGATCGTGCTGCGCAGCGACTTCGGCCTGCGCCATCCGACGGGCGAGCTGGAGAGCAAACGTCTCAGTCTGGTGGTGTACGGCGAGGACGGACGATTCTCCGCCATGGCCAAGACCGTCGGATACCCGGCCGCCATCGCCGCGCGCATGATCCTCGACG gTGAGATCGTTTCCAAGGGCGTGTTGCTGCCCATGAGCAAGGAGATTTACGCGCCCGCCTTGAAGCGCCTCAAGGACGAAGGCCTCaacatcagcagcagcagcaagctgATGGAATCCACCTGA